The following are encoded in a window of Fusarium oxysporum f. sp. lycopersici 4287 chromosome 5, whole genome shotgun sequence genomic DNA:
- a CDS encoding CAMK/RAD53 protein kinase — MKDEEAFEKKKKEKGVSSGGYLIGRHPECDIVVNDGIVSNRHCLIFTENKGNDTVAIVEDLSSNGTYVNEAIVGRNQRRELEEQDEIAVHGKARFVFRYPQSRQTSAFLQQYTLLEKLGKGHFAEVYLCVEKATGQRFAVKIFTKHPGVEDRSKTEGLQQEIGVLMGVSHPNVLCLKDTFNERDRVYLVLELAPEGELFNYIVMKQKLSEDESRKLFVQLFQGIKYLHERNIVHRDIKPENILLVDKNLHVKLADFGLAKIIGEESFTTTLCGTPSYVAPEILADSKQRKYTKAVDVWSLGVVLYICLCGFPPFSDELYSRDFPFTLSQQIKSGRFDYPSPYWDSVGDPALDLIDSMLIVDPEKRFTIDQCLQHPWLTQSSPGVNDSTGGLVGGIAGLEVNRRAPARERTLLASLNTVQVTAQLEVGKDKNPVKVFSKNKGRVTNIAKESDPAAQRAPDEFIEMGGKGDQELFADDDSSIYPIGDNGEKIKANKAKR; from the exons ATGAAAGACGAAGAGgcctttgagaagaagaagaaggaaaagggcGTCTCTTCTGGTGGTTATCTAATTGGACGCCACCCCGAGTGTG ACATTGTTGTCAACGACGGTATTGTGTCGAACCGGCATTGCCTTATTTTCACCGAAAACAAAGGTAACGATACTGTCGCAATTGTTGAGGATCTGTCGAGCAATGGGACGTACGTCAACGAAGCCATCGTGGGCCGAAATCAGCGCCGCGAACTTGAGGAGCAAGATGAGATTGCTGTCCACGGCAAGGCGCGTTTTGTCTTCCGCTACCCCCAGAGTCGACAGACAAGCGCTTTTCTGCAACAGTACACTCTTTTAGAGAAGCTTGGAAAGGGTCATTTTGCCGAGGTTTATCTATGCGTCGAGAAGGCCACTGGCCAGCGCTTCGCAGTCAAGATTTTCACAAAGCACCCTGGCGTGGAGGATCGCTCAAAGACGGAGGGCTTGCAGCAGGAAATCGGTGTATTGATGGGGGTTAGTCACCCAAACGTTCTTTGCCTAAAGGACACTTTCAACGAGCGTGATCGCGTGTATTTGGTGCTCGAGTTGGCACCAGAGGGAGAACTTTTCAACTACATcgtgatgaagcagaagctcAGCGAAGATGAGTCAAGGAAGTTGTTTGTGCAGCTCTTCCAGGGTATCAAGTACTTG CATGAACGTAACATTGTGCACCGAGATATCAAGCCTGAGAATATCCTGCTGGTTGATAAGAATCTGCATGTAAAGCTTGCTGACTTTGGCCTGGCCAAAATTATTGGAGAAGAATCTTTCACAACTACACTATGTGGAACGCCCAGCTATGTTGCGCCTGAGATTCTCGCAGACTCCAAGCAGCGCAAGTACACAAAGGCCGTCGATGTCTGGTCTTTGGGAGTTGTGCTTTACATTTGCTTGTGTGGTTTCCCACCTTTCTCCGATGAGCTCTACTCGCGCGACTTCCCCTTCACACTCTCCCAGCAGATCAAGAGTGGTCGTTTCGACTACCCTTCCCCTTATTGGGACTCCGTAGGAGACCCAGCCC TTGACCTCATCGACTCTATGTTGATTGTTGATCCCGAGAAGAGATTCACGATTGACCAGTGCCTGCAACACCCGTGGCTCACACAGAGTAGCCCCGGTGTAAATGACAGCACTGGTGGTCTCGTCGGAGGCATTGCAGGCCTCGAGGTCAACCGAAGAGCCCCTGCTCGTGAACGAACTTTGCTGGCCTCTCTCAACACTGTGCAGGTCACTGCTCAGCTTGAAGTtggcaaggacaagaatCCCGTGAAGGTGTTCTCAAAGAACAAAGGTCGCGTTACCAATATTGCAAAGGAGTCTGACCCCGCCGCTCAACGGGCACCAGACGAATTCATTGAGATGGGAGGTAAGGGCGACCAAGAATTATTCGCGGACGATGATTCGAGCATTTACCCAATAGGTGATAATGGCGAGAAGATCAAAGCGAACAAGGCCAAGCGATAA
- a CDS encoding CAMK/RAD53 protein kinase, protein MKDEEAFEKKKKEKGVSSGGYLIGRHPECDIVVNDGIVSNRHCLIFTENKGNDTVAIVEDLSSNGTYVNEAIVGRNQRRELEEQDEIAVHGKARFVFRYPQSRQTSAFLQQYTLLEKLGKGHFAEVYLCVEKATGQRFAVKIFTKHPGVEDRSKTEGLQQEIGVLMGVSHPNVLCLKDTFNERDRVYLVLELAPEGELFNYIVMKQKLSEDESRKLFVQLFQGIKYLHERNIVHRDIKPENILLVDKNLHVKLADFGLAKIIGEESFTTTLCGTPSYVAPEILADSKQRKYTKAVDVWSLGVVLYICLCGFPPFSDELYSRDFPFTLSQQIKSGRFDYPSPYWDSVGDPARK, encoded by the exons ATGAAAGACGAAGAGgcctttgagaagaagaagaaggaaaagggcGTCTCTTCTGGTGGTTATCTAATTGGACGCCACCCCGAGTGTG ACATTGTTGTCAACGACGGTATTGTGTCGAACCGGCATTGCCTTATTTTCACCGAAAACAAAGGTAACGATACTGTCGCAATTGTTGAGGATCTGTCGAGCAATGGGACGTACGTCAACGAAGCCATCGTGGGCCGAAATCAGCGCCGCGAACTTGAGGAGCAAGATGAGATTGCTGTCCACGGCAAGGCGCGTTTTGTCTTCCGCTACCCCCAGAGTCGACAGACAAGCGCTTTTCTGCAACAGTACACTCTTTTAGAGAAGCTTGGAAAGGGTCATTTTGCCGAGGTTTATCTATGCGTCGAGAAGGCCACTGGCCAGCGCTTCGCAGTCAAGATTTTCACAAAGCACCCTGGCGTGGAGGATCGCTCAAAGACGGAGGGCTTGCAGCAGGAAATCGGTGTATTGATGGGGGTTAGTCACCCAAACGTTCTTTGCCTAAAGGACACTTTCAACGAGCGTGATCGCGTGTATTTGGTGCTCGAGTTGGCACCAGAGGGAGAACTTTTCAACTACATcgtgatgaagcagaagctcAGCGAAGATGAGTCAAGGAAGTTGTTTGTGCAGCTCTTCCAGGGTATCAAGTACTTG CATGAACGTAACATTGTGCACCGAGATATCAAGCCTGAGAATATCCTGCTGGTTGATAAGAATCTGCATGTAAAGCTTGCTGACTTTGGCCTGGCCAAAATTATTGGAGAAGAATCTTTCACAACTACACTATGTGGAACGCCCAGCTATGTTGCGCCTGAGATTCTCGCAGACTCCAAGCAGCGCAAGTACACAAAGGCCGTCGATGTCTGGTCTTTGGGAGTTGTGCTTTACATTTGCTTGTGTGGTTTCCCACCTTTCTCCGATGAGCTCTACTCGCGCGACTTCCCCTTCACACTCTCCCAGCAGATCAAGAGTGGTCGTTTCGACTACCCTTCCCCTTATTGGGACTCCGTAGGAGACCCAGCCCGTAAGTGA
- a CDS encoding CAMK/RAD53 protein kinase: MIWRQLMILTNLPTDIVVNDGIVSNRHCLIFTENKGNDTVAIVEDLSSNGTYVNEAIVGRNQRRELEEQDEIAVHGKARFVFRYPQSRQTSAFLQQYTLLEKLGKGHFAEVYLCVEKATGQRFAVKIFTKHPGVEDRSKTEGLQQEIGVLMGVSHPNVLCLKDTFNERDRVYLVLELAPEGELFNYIVMKQKLSEDESRKLFVQLFQGIKYLHERNIVHRDIKPENILLVDKNLHVKLADFGLAKIIGEESFTTTLCGTPSYVAPEILADSKQRKYTKAVDVWSLGVVLYICLCGFPPFSDELYSRDFPFTLSQQIKSGRFDYPSPYWDSVGDPARK, encoded by the exons ATGATCTGGCGTCAGTTGATGATACTAACTAACTTACCAACAGACATTGTTGTCAACGACGGTATTGTGTCGAACCGGCATTGCCTTATTTTCACCGAAAACAAAGGTAACGATACTGTCGCAATTGTTGAGGATCTGTCGAGCAATGGGACGTACGTCAACGAAGCCATCGTGGGCCGAAATCAGCGCCGCGAACTTGAGGAGCAAGATGAGATTGCTGTCCACGGCAAGGCGCGTTTTGTCTTCCGCTACCCCCAGAGTCGACAGACAAGCGCTTTTCTGCAACAGTACACTCTTTTAGAGAAGCTTGGAAAGGGTCATTTTGCCGAGGTTTATCTATGCGTCGAGAAGGCCACTGGCCAGCGCTTCGCAGTCAAGATTTTCACAAAGCACCCTGGCGTGGAGGATCGCTCAAAGACGGAGGGCTTGCAGCAGGAAATCGGTGTATTGATGGGGGTTAGTCACCCAAACGTTCTTTGCCTAAAGGACACTTTCAACGAGCGTGATCGCGTGTATTTGGTGCTCGAGTTGGCACCAGAGGGAGAACTTTTCAACTACATcgtgatgaagcagaagctcAGCGAAGATGAGTCAAGGAAGTTGTTTGTGCAGCTCTTCCAGGGTATCAAGTACTTG CATGAACGTAACATTGTGCACCGAGATATCAAGCCTGAGAATATCCTGCTGGTTGATAAGAATCTGCATGTAAAGCTTGCTGACTTTGGCCTGGCCAAAATTATTGGAGAAGAATCTTTCACAACTACACTATGTGGAACGCCCAGCTATGTTGCGCCTGAGATTCTCGCAGACTCCAAGCAGCGCAAGTACACAAAGGCCGTCGATGTCTGGTCTTTGGGAGTTGTGCTTTACATTTGCTTGTGTGGTTTCCCACCTTTCTCCGATGAGCTCTACTCGCGCGACTTCCCCTTCACACTCTCCCAGCAGATCAAGAGTGGTCGTTTCGACTACCCTTCCCCTTATTGGGACTCCGTAGGAGACCCAGCCCGTAAGTGA
- a CDS encoding hypothetical protein (At least one base has a quality score < 10) yields the protein MGIVSSKPEEGPALYLRDQNRLSISSLVVTNPRKRTSVNIVPNAFPATRVSAQRPLGDTSPVEFVQDPDISNPTAPPNFLVKLSNDDELIFSFTFVMRQAQLAQPATSSEPASAPIDTSISGLTYVYASNLKEVENLVTREFHADPNLHRNANVALVGDYTTGGSPSVSFEWTWKWKPPKPTEDKGGGWRNSCSFVEYDPRAHRLHTLASFSYFVAGTPASLSHPNSPSPPFLLASPPKIRVASSQSVDSRITAPDIIDEPVSPLIPTAEMPLTPGFPQAKETVKVDVACPKPNEESMVSDDGPVFRATLKALEQKTGNMRTQMKKVLKKAEHAHSCQIEANDAFTAFVDALREAAATNANAVQPALTHYFDKIAREILSYERQNTYNLQKIIIEPVTKLYQVDIKQAESKKRDFEEESKDYYAYVSRYLGQRQDSVKAKKLAEADSKYQNKRRNFELKRFDYSSFMQDLHGGRKEQEVLSHLTRFADAQTRGFMATAKKIEVLLPQLEALSNEVQEADKEYQYQRREREEKRRLLEKSNTPYKEPEQNSTASNTPVGSATNGNTGNTSDSDLGRADSTGSQLNAGSVNVPSGVELSRSPGSLGQTGVGSPAAASKFKGIRDLEERDNMPSAVTHRKEGLLWALNRPGGHVDPRNLNKQGWHKFWIVLDQGKLSEYSNWKQKLDLHIDPIDLRMASVREARNAERRFCFEVITPSFKRVYQATSEEDMNSWITAINNALQSAMEGRSYQGKPTSSNGDSSLRRDIGSVLTGKTQSLSHGNHHSTANTGIPSRRITVGARPSAVRTSSSGYDENPDRVLQMVRDNDQGNLWCADCGSGSKVEWVSINLGIILCIECSGIHRSLGTHISKVRSLTLDIKSFTIDIVELLLLIGNRVSNMIWEAKLDQSLKPTAQASREQRLRFITSKYVDRLFVEPISPTLSRYGTADETLLAAIKKNEIQQVLYALALKANPNTVDKMRGTHAVWLALAAADPAAPSPGTPHTVTDAEAKAVPFPVAELLVQNGAEIPATMPAFPLGRFAQIYVEQKRGRTVIEGSMDAVPSLPSNMSPAERLQREKEARLQKRVSTGGRLARSPIPER from the exons ATGGGCATCGTCAGCAGCAAGCCCGAGGAGGGGCCTGCTCTCTACTTGAGAGACCAGAATAGAT TGAGCATATCCTCTTTAGTCGTCACAAACCCACGGAAGCGCACTTCTGTAAACATCGTTCCCAATGCCTTTCCTGCTACTAGAGTTTCTGCCCAGAGACCTCTCGGCGACACATCTCCTGTAGAGTTCGTCCAG GATCCTGATATTTCAAATCCAACAGCACCACCGAACTTCTTAGTCAAGCTCAGCAACGATGACGAGCTCATATTTTCCTTCACATTCGTTATGCGCCAGGCGCAGCTTGCGCAACCAGCCACTTCCTCTGAACCAGCATCCGCTCCAATTGATACCAGTATATCGGGCCTTACCTACGTCTACGCCTCGAATCTGAAAGAAGTCGAGAACTTGGTGACCCGAGAGTTTCATGCCGACCCAAATCTACATAGAAATGCCAACGTAGCATTGGTCGGCGATTATACTACAGGAGGAAGCCCGTCGGTATCGTTCGAATGGACATGGAAATGGAAGCCCCCGAAGCCTACTGAGGATAAGGGTGGCGGCTGGAGGAACTCGTGCAGC TTTGTCGAGTATGACCCTCGAGCTCACCGACTGCACACGCTAGCTAGTTTCTCCTACTTCGTTGCAG GCACACCCGCGTCTTTGAGCCATCCAAATTCACCATCGCCCCCTTTCCTCCTGGCATCTCCGCCTAAGATTCGCGTTGCCTCGTCCCAATCAGTCGACTCTCGTATCACCGCTCCTGATATCATAGATGAGCCTGTTTCGCCTCTTATTCCTACAGCTGAAATGCCCCTTACACCAGGCTTCCCACAGGCCAAAGAGACTGTCAAAGTTGACGTAGCTTGTCCCAAGCCGAACGAGGAATCCATGGTCAGCGATGACGGTCCCGTCTTTCGGGCTACCCTCAAAGCCCTTGAGCAAAAGACAGGCAACATGAGGACAcagatgaagaaggttcTGAAGAAAGCAGAACATGCGCATTCTTGTCAGATTGAAGCCAACGATGCTTTCACCGCGTTCGTGGATGCTTTGCGAGAAGCTGCAGCAACCAATGCCAACGCCGTTCAACCTGCTTTGACACATTACTTTGATAAGATTGCCAGGGAAATCTTATCGTATGAGCGACAAAACACTTATAACCTACAGAAGATCATTATTGAACCCGTAACCAAATTATACCAAGTGGACATCAAACAAGCCGAGTCGAAGAAGCGAGACTTCGAGGAGGAAAGCAAGGATTATTATGCATACGTATCGCGTTATTTGGGACAGCGTCAGGATTCGGTCAAGGCGAAGAAGCTTGCGGAAGCCGATTCCAAATACCAAAACAAGCGACGAAACTTTGAGCTTAAACGATTTGACTACTCTAGTTTCATGCAGGACCTCCACGGCGGCCGCAAGGAACAGGAGGTTCTGTCTCACCTGACAAGGTTCGCTGATGCTCAGACACGAGGTTTTATGGCTACTGCGAAGAAGATTGAGGTTCTTCTACCCCAATTGGAAGCTTTGTCCAACGAAGTTCAAGAGGCCGACAAGGAATATCAGTATCAGCGAAGAGAGCGTGAGGAAAAGAGACGCCTTCTTGAAAAGAGCAACACACCGTACAAGGAACCCGAACAAAATAGCACTGCAAGCAATACGCCCGTCGGCTCCGCCACCAACGGCAATACAGGCAATACCTCGGATTCAGATTTGGGCCGTGCTGACAGCACCGGGTCTCAGCTCAATGCCGGATCAGTGAATGTTCCATCAGGTGTGGAGTTATCCAGATCTCCAGGTAGTCTTGGTCAGACAGGTGTTGGAAGTCCTGCAGCTGCTTCCAAGTTCAAGGGTATTCGGGATCTTGAGGAGCGAGATAACATGCCATCTGCCGTCACTCACCGGAAGGAAGGCCTTCTGTGGGCTCTCAATAGACCGGGAGGACATGTTGACCCTCGTAATTTGAACAAACAGGGCTGGCACAA ATTCTGGATCGTTCTGGACCAGGGAAAGCTGTCAGAGTACAGTAACTGGAAGCAGAAACTTGATCTCCACATTGACCCTATCGATCTTCGTATGGCATCTGTTCGAGAAGCCCGTAATGCGGAGCGGCGATTCTGCTTCGAAGTCATTACCCCTAGTTTCAAACGAGTGTACCAGGCGACCTCTGAAGAGGACATGAATAGTTGGATCACAGCTATAAACAATGCTTTACAGAGCGCCATGGAAGGACGCAGCTATCAAGGGAAGCCAACTTCATCAAATGGCGATTCTTCCCTAAGAAGAGATATTGGCTCTGTGCTCACAGGAAAGACACAATCGCTGAGCCACGGAAATCATCATAGCACCGCCAATACTGGAATACCGAGCCGAAGGATAACCGTTGGTGCGCGACCAAGCGCAGTCAGAACCTCCAGCTCTGGGTATGACGAGAACCCTGACAGGGTGCTCCAGATGGTCCGAGACAACGATCAAGGCAACTTGTGGTGCGCCGATTGCGGTTCAGGATCCAAGGTTGAGTGGGTATCGATCAATCTGGGCATTATTCTTTGCATCGAGTGTAGTGGCATTCACCGATCACTCGGAACCCATATTAGCAAGGTGCGGTCTTTGACGCTGGACATCAAGTCCTTCACCATTGATATTGTCGAGCTTCTACTGCTAATCGGGAATCGGGTATCGAACATGATTTGGGAGGCGAAGCTTGACCAGTCGCTGAAGCCAACGGCACAGGCAAGCCGAGAACAGCGACTCCGGTTCATCACATCAAAGTATGTAGATCGTTTGTTCGTCGAACCCATTTCGCCCACGCTGTCACGATACGGGACAGCAGACGAGACACTCTTGGCAGCCATTAAGAAGAATGAGATACAGCAAGTACTCTATGCGTTGGCGCTAAAGGCAAATCCCAACACAGTTGACAAAATGAGGGGCACACATGCTGTATGGCTCGCCCTGGCCGCTGCAGATCCAGCAGCTCCCTCACCGGGAACTCCACACACGGTAACCGATGCGGAAGCAAAAGCTGTGCCGTTCCCTGTGGCCGAGCTATTGGTTCAGAATGGAGCCGAGATTCCTGCAACTATGCCAGCGTTTCCCCTGGGCCGCTTCGCCCAAATCTATGTTGAGCAGAAGCGTGGCCGTACGGTCATCGAAGGGTCGATGGATGCAGTGCCCTCATTACCTAGTAACATGAGCCCAGCCGAGAGGCTTCAGCGAGAGAAAGAAGCCAGGCTACAGAAGCGAGTCAGCACAGGGGGCAGGTTGGCCAGATCTCCCATCCCTGAGAGATAG
- a CDS encoding CAMK/RAD53 protein kinase has protein sequence MAPQPEKSQLKRPRGSLPDDETETKKPRRAERLEADPDKTPIVNKQHLPSPLTHLTDDSNELNKEPTATPPGQKQHEITPKKTEDTYSQGQALSSPPQDTQPLSQFVDRHPAISDDIEDEIREGVWGYLVPLDPKYGDKPIVLKKRSACPLPDTVADSAKQDNKHHTNENGKSAAMKDEEAFEKKKKEKGVSSGGYLIGRHPECDIVVNDGIVSNRHCLIFTENKGNDTVAIVEDLSSNGTYVNEAIVGRNQRRELEEQDEIAVHGKARFVFRYPQSRQTSAFLQQYTLLEKLGKGHFAEVYLCVEKATGQRFAVKIFTKHPGVEDRSKTEGLQQEIGVLMGVSHPNVLCLKDTFNERDRVYLVLELAPEGELFNYIVMKQKLSEDESRKLFVQLFQGIKYLHERNIVHRDIKPENILLVDKNLHVKLADFGLAKIIGEESFTTTLCGTPSYVAPEILADSKQRKYTKAVDVWSLGVVLYICLCGFPPFSDELYSRDFPFTLSQQIKSGRFDYPSPYWDSVGDPARK, from the exons ATGGCTCCGCAACCCGAGAAGAGCCAATTGAAGCGCCCGCGC GGCTCGTTGCCAGATGATGAGACTGAGACCAAGAAACCTCGACGAGCTGAGCGTCTCGAGGCTGATCCAGACAAGACCCCAATTGTCAACAAGCAACATCTGCCATCACCTCTCACACATCTTACCGATGACTCCAACGAGCTCAACAAGGAGCCTACCGCGACTCCCCCGGGACAGAAGCAACACGAGATAACCCCCAAGAAGACTGAAGACACATACTCTCAAGGCCAAGCGCTATCGTCACCACCTCAAGACACTCAACCGCTCAGCCAGTTCGTTGATCGCCATCCTGCCATCTCCGACGACATCGAAGACGAAATTCGCGAAGGTGTCTGGGGATACCTCGTTCCGCTTGATCCGAAGTATGGCGACAAGCCGATCGTCCTGAAGAAACGAAGCGCATGCCCCCTACCAGACACAGTGGCCGATTCCGCCAAGCAGGATAATAAACATCATACCAACGAGAACGGCAAGTCCGCTGCGATGAAAGACGAAGAGgcctttgagaagaagaagaaggaaaagggcGTCTCTTCTGGTGGTTATCTAATTGGACGCCACCCCGAGTGTG ACATTGTTGTCAACGACGGTATTGTGTCGAACCGGCATTGCCTTATTTTCACCGAAAACAAAGGTAACGATACTGTCGCAATTGTTGAGGATCTGTCGAGCAATGGGACGTACGTCAACGAAGCCATCGTGGGCCGAAATCAGCGCCGCGAACTTGAGGAGCAAGATGAGATTGCTGTCCACGGCAAGGCGCGTTTTGTCTTCCGCTACCCCCAGAGTCGACAGACAAGCGCTTTTCTGCAACAGTACACTCTTTTAGAGAAGCTTGGAAAGGGTCATTTTGCCGAGGTTTATCTATGCGTCGAGAAGGCCACTGGCCAGCGCTTCGCAGTCAAGATTTTCACAAAGCACCCTGGCGTGGAGGATCGCTCAAAGACGGAGGGCTTGCAGCAGGAAATCGGTGTATTGATGGGGGTTAGTCACCCAAACGTTCTTTGCCTAAAGGACACTTTCAACGAGCGTGATCGCGTGTATTTGGTGCTCGAGTTGGCACCAGAGGGAGAACTTTTCAACTACATcgtgatgaagcagaagctcAGCGAAGATGAGTCAAGGAAGTTGTTTGTGCAGCTCTTCCAGGGTATCAAGTACTTG CATGAACGTAACATTGTGCACCGAGATATCAAGCCTGAGAATATCCTGCTGGTTGATAAGAATCTGCATGTAAAGCTTGCTGACTTTGGCCTGGCCAAAATTATTGGAGAAGAATCTTTCACAACTACACTATGTGGAACGCCCAGCTATGTTGCGCCTGAGATTCTCGCAGACTCCAAGCAGCGCAAGTACACAAAGGCCGTCGATGTCTGGTCTTTGGGAGTTGTGCTTTACATTTGCTTGTGTGGTTTCCCACCTTTCTCCGATGAGCTCTACTCGCGCGACTTCCCCTTCACACTCTCCCAGCAGATCAAGAGTGGTCGTTTCGACTACCCTTCCCCTTATTGGGACTCCGTAGGAGACCCAGCCCGTAAGTGA